One part of the Mariniblastus fucicola genome encodes these proteins:
- a CDS encoding serine/threonine protein kinase — MAGQSAKNLLKLLEKSGIADKDDLKESLGSLSAIKDGEAVGTDELTAHLIESGVITSWHAEKLLAGKYKGFFLDKYKLLGHLGTGGMSSVYLAESKNTRQKRAIKVLPKKKVSDKSYLDRFYREGKAAASLDHPNIVRVYDINNSGDTHYMVMEYVQGADLYETVRDNGPMPIDDAVDAIIQSAEGLLHAHEKEMVHRDVKPANLLRTESGSIKILDLGLALFNTEGEESLTVLYNEKVMGTADYLSPEQAVNSHEVDHRADIYSLGCTLYFLLTGRPPFDKGTLAQRIAMHQTKEPDSILESREDCPQGLVDICTKMMRKNPDDRFADCNEVMLALRQFRDSPDTFKLDLPPPTPVARQESASKETDTEPVAEQARGEYAIETMSASGSGIARPVRPVKAPSIRKRRRKPTPKWLVPALIIGMILGLVAVLVLVARMVG; from the coding sequence ATGGCGGGACAGAGCGCCAAAAACCTACTGAAACTTCTTGAGAAAAGCGGAATCGCTGACAAGGACGACCTGAAGGAATCGTTGGGTTCGCTCTCTGCCATCAAGGACGGCGAAGCTGTCGGCACCGATGAACTGACGGCTCATCTGATCGAGTCCGGCGTCATCACGTCGTGGCACGCAGAGAAACTCCTGGCCGGCAAATACAAAGGCTTCTTCCTCGACAAGTACAAGTTGCTTGGCCATCTCGGCACCGGCGGCATGAGCAGCGTTTACCTGGCTGAATCGAAAAACACTCGGCAAAAGCGTGCGATCAAAGTTCTGCCGAAAAAGAAAGTCTCCGACAAAAGCTACCTCGATCGGTTCTATCGTGAAGGCAAAGCTGCCGCCAGTTTGGACCATCCGAATATCGTTCGCGTTTACGACATTAACAACTCGGGCGACACGCACTACATGGTGATGGAGTACGTCCAGGGTGCCGACCTGTACGAAACCGTTCGAGACAACGGTCCGATGCCGATCGATGATGCCGTCGATGCGATCATCCAGTCTGCCGAAGGACTGCTGCACGCTCACGAAAAAGAGATGGTGCACCGTGATGTGAAGCCCGCGAACCTGTTGCGAACGGAAAGCGGCTCCATCAAAATTCTTGACTTGGGATTGGCACTGTTCAACACGGAAGGCGAAGAGTCTCTAACAGTCCTGTACAACGAAAAAGTCATGGGCACGGCGGACTACCTTTCTCCCGAACAGGCAGTGAACTCGCACGAGGTTGACCACCGCGCGGACATCTACAGCCTTGGTTGCACGTTGTATTTCCTGTTGACCGGCAGGCCTCCCTTCGACAAAGGCACGCTGGCGCAACGAATTGCAATGCACCAAACAAAAGAACCCGACAGCATCCTTGAAAGTCGCGAAGATTGCCCACAGGGTTTGGTCGACATCTGCACCAAAATGATGCGGAAAAATCCTGACGACCGTTTTGCTGACTGCAACGAAGTCATGCTCGCGCTGAGGCAGTTTCGCGATTCGCCGGACACGTTCAAACTTGACCTGCCTCCGCCCACTCCGGTCGCACGCCAGGAATCTGCCTCAAAAGAAACTGATACCGAACCGGTCGCTGAACAGGCACGAGGAGAATACGCGATCGAGACCATGTCTGCTTCGGGATCGGGAATCGCTCGACCTGTACGCCCAGTGAAGGCCCCTTCCATTCGCAAACGACGTCGCAAGCCCACACCGAAGTGGCTGGTTCCGGCATTGATTATCGGGATGATCCTTGGTCTGGTCGCCGTCCTGGTTTTGGTCGCCCGGATGGTTGGTTAG
- a CDS encoding sulfotransferase: MHDRLKDLPLILVSGQARSGTTILTRAIGSHPQVLSNNRENVWLRDVMAVVGQTLNDPSRTRQMSVAPEEFLNGFRETSYRMLFPQSLLDGAGEIKALSTFTSLRDDMFDSLPLFLPNFRLLNIVRNGLEVVASRLKHAHISKAGDFRTHCIAWAHSIDIIRWFGQHAELKDRLFLVRHELLLQEDSCQEVFGRVQKRFGLERSDACEKFVRENFVSRNTVEDAVSPQTKEGAESRSRAWKSWTEDQRSVFEEVCGPAMAELSYEIPW; this comes from the coding sequence ATGCACGATCGTTTGAAGGATTTGCCGCTAATTCTTGTGTCCGGCCAGGCTCGGTCCGGGACGACAATCTTGACACGTGCAATCGGATCCCACCCGCAAGTGCTGTCGAACAATCGCGAGAACGTGTGGCTGAGAGATGTCATGGCGGTGGTCGGTCAGACGCTGAATGATCCCTCGCGAACCCGTCAAATGTCAGTCGCGCCAGAAGAGTTTCTGAACGGATTTCGCGAAACGTCGTACCGGATGCTGTTTCCTCAAAGTTTGCTCGATGGAGCCGGCGAGATCAAGGCGCTTTCGACTTTCACCTCGTTGCGCGATGATATGTTTGATTCGTTGCCTTTGTTCTTGCCCAATTTCAGGCTGTTGAACATCGTTCGCAATGGCCTCGAAGTCGTCGCATCTCGGCTGAAGCATGCTCACATCAGCAAAGCAGGCGATTTTCGAACGCACTGCATCGCGTGGGCACATTCGATCGATATCATTCGCTGGTTCGGGCAACATGCTGAGCTCAAGGATCGCCTGTTTCTCGTGCGACATGAATTGTTGCTGCAGGAGGATTCATGTCAGGAAGTTTTCGGCCGCGTTCAGAAACGCTTTGGTCTTGAGCGATCCGACGCGTGCGAAAAATTTGTGCGTGAAAACTTCGTCAGTCGGAACACGGTCGAAGACGCGGTTTCTCCGCAAACCAAAGAGGGGGCTGAATCGCGAAGCCGTGCGTGGAAGTCCTGGACAGAAGATCAGAGGTCGGTTTTCGAGGAAGTCTGCGGCCCGGCGATGGCCGAGCTGTCTTATGAGATTCCCTGGTAG
- a CDS encoding c-type cytochrome domain-containing protein, with protein sequence MKQANLQQVPVRWLLLILMVAVLSPGIGETMAQELSAKEKKNVEQVKALITKAGLEFKENKFKASARLIANVQKKLARFAKSADGEYRELLEAQHDRMAKAHKMLVDKNQKLDEVVPLPKSKSMSDKAAKEAGEDDANEVSFVSTVAPILNAKCGRCHVARARGQFSARDYNALMDSTTVTEGSPDVSHLIEVIEDGSMPKGGLVVTESELASLKGWIAAGAKFDGDDKTKSIAEMGGGAGQGSAPAGNRRNAMAATSKPTGKETVSFGVHVAPVLLEHCGRCHMARNPRGNFNMAQFRTFIRGGDSGAPVQPGSSANSTLIKRLRGEGGDVMPPAGKLDDAVIDNIAKWIDEGARFDPADANLTMQAVASKGKSESLDHEELIEFRKKEGDRIWKLVMSDIEPQRKDSEAFQLMGTPTEEGLDAIAKEADSLADQIMKQLGTDSRQHFVRGKGNIFVVTRRYDFGEFGKMLLRREFPRKLQAYWNHNGTIAYSAILKSPDKNVDDVRVVLTRQLASMHVADLAPGIPRWFADGMGFRVAAEMHKKDPVVQAWEQDAVAAAKSMNKIDDFLRNRMDEDKSGLVSFLFVGRLKSDRGRFKKLMNGLKAGESFDAVFEKTYGATPEKLFQGYQGG encoded by the coding sequence ATGAAACAAGCCAATCTTCAACAAGTCCCGGTCCGGTGGCTCCTGCTGATCCTGATGGTTGCCGTTTTGTCGCCTGGAATTGGGGAAACGATGGCTCAGGAACTGTCGGCGAAAGAAAAGAAAAATGTTGAACAGGTGAAAGCGTTAATCACCAAGGCCGGTTTGGAATTCAAAGAGAACAAATTCAAGGCCAGTGCCAGGTTGATCGCCAACGTTCAGAAAAAACTGGCCCGATTCGCCAAAAGCGCTGACGGCGAGTACCGAGAACTGCTCGAAGCCCAACATGATCGCATGGCCAAGGCACACAAGATGCTGGTCGACAAAAACCAGAAGCTTGACGAAGTCGTTCCACTGCCCAAATCGAAATCGATGTCGGATAAGGCCGCAAAGGAGGCTGGTGAAGATGACGCCAACGAAGTGAGCTTTGTCAGTACCGTCGCACCGATTTTGAACGCGAAATGTGGACGCTGTCATGTGGCCCGAGCCCGCGGCCAGTTCAGTGCCCGCGACTACAACGCGTTGATGGATAGCACCACCGTCACCGAAGGTTCGCCCGACGTGAGCCATTTGATCGAAGTCATTGAGGACGGCAGTATGCCCAAGGGCGGTCTGGTGGTTACGGAATCGGAACTGGCGTCGCTTAAAGGGTGGATCGCAGCAGGTGCCAAGTTTGACGGCGATGACAAAACCAAATCGATTGCCGAAATGGGTGGCGGAGCAGGGCAGGGGAGTGCTCCAGCGGGAAATCGCCGCAACGCGATGGCTGCAACCAGCAAACCCACGGGAAAAGAAACGGTTTCCTTTGGCGTGCATGTGGCTCCAGTGTTGCTGGAACATTGCGGACGTTGCCACATGGCTCGCAATCCACGCGGAAACTTTAATATGGCTCAATTCCGAACATTCATTCGCGGCGGCGATAGCGGCGCACCCGTTCAACCTGGAAGCAGCGCCAACAGCACGCTGATCAAACGCCTGCGTGGCGAAGGCGGCGACGTGATGCCTCCGGCCGGAAAACTGGACGACGCCGTGATCGACAACATCGCCAAGTGGATCGACGAAGGTGCTCGCTTCGATCCTGCGGACGCGAACCTGACCATGCAGGCGGTCGCGTCAAAGGGCAAATCGGAATCGCTGGATCATGAGGAACTGATCGAGTTCCGCAAAAAGGAAGGCGACCGAATTTGGAAGCTGGTGATGTCGGACATTGAACCTCAACGGAAAGATTCCGAAGCATTCCAACTGATGGGCACGCCAACGGAAGAAGGGCTGGATGCGATTGCCAAAGAAGCCGATTCACTTGCCGATCAAATCATGAAACAGCTAGGCACCGATTCGCGGCAGCACTTTGTTCGCGGCAAAGGAAACATCTTTGTCGTCACACGACGCTACGATTTTGGTGAGTTCGGAAAGATGCTGTTGCGTCGTGAGTTTCCCCGCAAGCTACAGGCCTATTGGAACCACAACGGAACGATCGCCTACAGTGCGATCCTGAAGTCGCCCGACAAAAACGTCGACGATGTTCGTGTTGTGCTAACGCGGCAACTGGCTTCAATGCACGTCGCGGATCTGGCTCCCGGAATTCCGCGTTGGTTCGCCGACGGGATGGGATTTCGCGTCGCCGCCGAGATGCACAAAAAGGATCCTGTCGTTCAAGCCTGGGAACAGGACGCGGTCGCCGCTGCGAAGTCGATGAACAAGATCGATGACTTTCTTCGCAACCGAATGGACGAAGACAAATCAGGGCTGGTAAGCTTCCTGTTCGTTGGGCGACTGAAGTCTGACCGAGGTCGCTTCAAAAAGTTGATGAACGGGCTCAAAGCGGGTGAAAGCTTCGACGCCGTGTTCGAGAAAACTTACGGAGCAACTCCTGAAAAGTTATTCCAGGGTTACCAGGGCGGATAG
- a CDS encoding nucleoside hydrolase, with translation MPRKVIVDCDMGTDDVVALCMLLFDDRYEVLAITATEGCVGADQANENLQAVLTLLDPDRYPRVGLATPNENAPAVDSRFLYGDDGLGNANFEVSVPQNARSAEKLIVDTVRSNPDEVSILCLGPLTNVARAFRRDPQLPAMVDKLVMTGGSLNASGNITACAEFNFYFDPEGAREVLQSRAAKMLLPLEVTSEVKFDLGILGDMPKGGSRVGDLLGRIMPYTIRACRQQLGLEQVILNDAVGALSFLEPQLFEFESIGADVEVDGTLTRGVLVLDRRFRPECRGNVNIATSVRETAGQYITDQLTMAGQKSR, from the coding sequence GTGCCAAGAAAAGTTATCGTTGATTGCGACATGGGAACCGACGATGTCGTCGCGCTGTGCATGTTGCTGTTTGATGATCGGTACGAAGTGCTCGCGATCACGGCTACCGAAGGTTGCGTTGGGGCTGATCAGGCCAACGAGAACCTGCAGGCCGTATTGACGCTGTTGGATCCGGATCGCTATCCACGTGTCGGGCTGGCAACGCCCAACGAGAATGCTCCGGCGGTCGATTCGCGGTTTCTGTACGGCGACGACGGACTTGGAAACGCCAATTTTGAGGTGTCGGTGCCGCAGAACGCCCGCTCAGCCGAAAAGTTGATCGTCGATACCGTACGCTCCAATCCGGATGAAGTTTCGATCCTCTGCCTGGGCCCGTTGACGAATGTCGCGCGTGCGTTTCGACGAGATCCTCAGCTGCCGGCGATGGTCGACAAGCTGGTGATGACTGGCGGTAGCCTTAACGCGAGCGGAAACATCACGGCCTGTGCCGAGTTCAACTTTTATTTTGACCCCGAGGGTGCCAGAGAAGTGCTGCAGTCACGTGCTGCGAAAATGCTGCTGCCGTTGGAAGTCACCAGCGAAGTCAAATTCGATTTGGGGATCCTTGGCGACATGCCCAAGGGTGGCTCGCGGGTTGGTGACCTTCTAGGTCGCATCATGCCTTACACGATCCGAGCCTGTCGCCAGCAGTTGGGACTGGAGCAAGTGATTCTCAATGATGCGGTCGGAGCATTGTCGTTCCTTGAGCCGCAGCTATTCGAGTTCGAGTCGATCGGTGCCGACGTCGAGGTCGATGGAACGCTGACTCGCGGAGTCCTGGTGCTCGATCGCCGCTTTCGACCTGAATGCCGGGGCAACGTCAATATCGCGACGTCGGTGCGGGAGACCGCCGGGCAGTACATCACTGATCAGCTGACCATGGCGGGCCAGAAATCCCGATAG
- the trpD gene encoding anthranilate phosphoribosyltransferase: MIREATQQVNSGESLTQEQMTGVVDDIMQGNCKASEISALLVALHEKGESVEELAGAAMAMRKHMTPIRTKRESLIDTCGTGGAMSGTFNVSTAAAIVAASAGASVAKHGNKKSTSKTGSADVLKVLGVNIECSIETVEKCLDLLGLCFCFAPLFHPSVKHVTNVRKKLKHPTIFNLLGPLCNPAGAQYQVLGAGRSETRETLAKALALLGTERSIVVHSRDGLGEISTGGITDVSEIIGTQVRTAELTPKDFGMEESSVVMLKVNNPVESADAIRRILDGHAGPRRDIVVMNAAAALWVAGICDGLSIAVERCQTAIDNGQAKQMLAELAELTNKG; encoded by the coding sequence TTGATTCGCGAAGCTACACAACAGGTCAACAGCGGAGAGTCGCTGACGCAGGAACAGATGACCGGAGTCGTAGACGATATCATGCAAGGGAATTGCAAAGCGTCAGAAATTTCAGCCCTGCTCGTGGCGCTCCACGAGAAAGGTGAGTCCGTCGAAGAGCTTGCTGGCGCGGCGATGGCGATGCGCAAGCACATGACTCCCATTCGCACCAAACGCGAAAGCCTGATCGATACCTGTGGAACGGGTGGCGCGATGTCCGGCACCTTCAACGTCAGCACCGCTGCGGCGATTGTGGCTGCTTCTGCAGGAGCTTCGGTTGCCAAACATGGAAACAAGAAATCGACCAGCAAAACTGGCTCTGCCGACGTCCTGAAGGTGCTCGGCGTCAACATCGAGTGCTCGATCGAGACCGTGGAAAAGTGCCTCGACCTGCTGGGGCTGTGCTTCTGTTTCGCCCCACTGTTTCACCCCTCAGTCAAGCACGTGACGAATGTGCGCAAGAAGCTAAAACATCCCACGATTTTCAACTTGCTGGGACCGCTCTGCAATCCTGCTGGTGCTCAGTATCAAGTGCTTGGCGCGGGCCGGAGTGAAACCCGGGAAACGCTGGCTAAAGCCCTTGCTTTGCTGGGAACTGAACGGTCGATCGTCGTGCACTCGCGAGACGGGTTGGGCGAGATTTCGACAGGAGGCATCACGGACGTTTCCGAGATCATCGGTACTCAAGTTCGCACCGCCGAACTGACTCCCAAGGATTTTGGGATGGAAGAAAGCAGCGTTGTGATGCTGAAGGTCAACAATCCCGTTGAGAGCGCTGACGCCATCCGTCGAATCCTTGACGGACACGCCGGTCCTCGGCGAGATATCGTAGTGATGAATGCCGCAGCAGCCCTGTGGGTCGCCGGTATCTGTGATGGACTGTCGATCGCAGTGGAGCGATGCCAAACGGCGATCGACAACGGCCAGGCAAAACAGATGCTTGCCGAGTTGGCGGAACTGACCAACAAAGGTTAG
- a CDS encoding translation initiation factor, whose product MRLFEGTQWDVPPRCDRCEELESDCKCPPLPPPANVVDPSNQKLKIRVEKRKRGKIVTVIVGLANDDARSGLLKELKNLVGSGGTIRDEDLEIQGDHADTLAKSLLERGYQVRQK is encoded by the coding sequence ATGCGACTTTTTGAAGGAACCCAGTGGGACGTTCCTCCTCGCTGCGATCGCTGTGAGGAACTGGAGTCGGACTGCAAATGCCCTCCGCTTCCTCCGCCAGCCAACGTGGTGGATCCGTCGAATCAGAAGCTGAAGATCCGGGTGGAAAAGCGCAAACGGGGTAAGATCGTCACGGTGATCGTTGGCTTGGCGAATGATGATGCTCGGAGTGGATTGTTAAAAGAGCTCAAGAATCTGGTCGGCTCGGGCGGCACGATTCGGGACGAAGATCTGGAGATTCAGGGCGATCACGCCGACACGCTTGCAAAATCACTGCTCGAACGCGGGTATCAAGTACGTCAAAAGTAA
- a CDS encoding 4Fe-4S dicluster domain-containing protein yields MTHVVTQPCDGCRYTDCVVVCPVECFYEGPTMLYIHPDECIDCEACVPECPVEAIFHEDDVPEEWQSFVQLNAEKCEDAENITERQEPLKKDD; encoded by the coding sequence ATGACACACGTAGTTACCCAACCTTGCGACGGATGCCGTTACACCGATTGCGTCGTGGTTTGCCCCGTCGAATGTTTCTACGAAGGGCCAACGATGCTCTACATTCATCCCGACGAGTGCATTGACTGTGAGGCCTGTGTTCCGGAATGCCCTGTCGAAGCCATTTTCCACGAAGATGATGTTCCCGAGGAATGGCAGAGCTTTGTCCAGCTCAATGCTGAAAAGTGCGAAGACGCTGAGAACATTACTGAGCGACAAGAGCCGCTAAAGAAAGACGACTAA
- a CDS encoding ABC transporter ATP-binding protein, translating to MADFVASNIVKEFQTPAQTLRILDGVSLELDRGQNVAIVGESGSGKSTFLHIIGSLDQATSGTVELLGKNVSELNEGELASHRNANVGFVFQQHHLLPQLSALDNVLVPTLATGKPDSAMIDRAKSLLESVGLADRMTHKPGLLSGGEQQRVAVARALICEPVLLLADEPTGSLDAANADSLGSLLLEVQQESNSILICVTHSGKLAGDFSRTIRLEKGKFV from the coding sequence ATGGCTGATTTCGTCGCGTCGAATATTGTCAAGGAATTCCAGACCCCTGCTCAAACGCTGCGGATTCTCGATGGAGTTTCACTGGAACTGGACCGTGGGCAGAACGTCGCCATCGTTGGCGAAAGCGGTAGTGGAAAGAGCACGTTTCTGCATATCATTGGCTCGCTGGATCAGGCGACCTCCGGGACGGTCGAACTGTTGGGGAAGAACGTTTCCGAGCTGAACGAAGGGGAACTCGCCAGTCACCGGAACGCAAACGTTGGCTTTGTCTTTCAGCAGCATCATCTGCTGCCTCAGCTTTCGGCGCTCGACAATGTTCTGGTTCCGACTCTGGCAACCGGGAAGCCCGATTCGGCGATGATAGATCGAGCGAAAAGCCTGTTGGAATCGGTGGGGCTTGCCGATCGCATGACGCACAAGCCAGGGCTGCTGTCCGGCGGTGAGCAACAGCGAGTTGCCGTCGCCCGAGCGTTGATCTGCGAGCCCGTTCTACTTTTGGCGGATGAGCCGACGGGATCACTCGACGCCGCCAACGCTGACTCACTCGGATCGCTGTTGCTAGAAGTTCAACAGGAGAGCAATTCGATTTTGATTTGCGTGACGCACAGCGGGAAACTGGCCGGCGATTTTTCGCGAACGATAAGGCTTGAGAAGGGCAAGTTCGTCTAG
- a CDS encoding prenyltransferase/squalene oxidase repeat-containing protein → MSSYLQNLTVRLATGLGNLPEETRELHAGYFLRAQKEDGGFGGRMGGSDLYYTSFALRGLSILGQLYGPVAEKAADFLRGQMAGHQTIVDFFSLFYAANLLKVSAGIDIFQDSDPEWRDNVAEFLHTLRREDGGYAKAPEGHAGSTYHTFLVVLVLELLEKETPDAKSVVEFLESRRDPEGGWREIRASKRAGTNPSAAAVATLNILREHEPDLPQMDHDTKELTLDFLCEMQTDEGGLRANTRIPIADLLSSFTGGLTLLDLESFDELDVSLLRKFVNSLQLPEGGFQAAAWDDAHDVEYSFYGLGCLALLNLGKGDQANG, encoded by the coding sequence ATGTCTTCCTACCTCCAAAATCTCACTGTCCGCCTCGCGACCGGGCTGGGAAACCTGCCGGAAGAAACTCGTGAGCTTCACGCCGGCTATTTTCTGCGGGCTCAAAAAGAAGACGGTGGATTTGGAGGCCGGATGGGCGGCAGCGACCTCTACTACACCTCGTTCGCGCTGCGAGGCCTTTCAATTTTGGGGCAACTGTACGGACCAGTCGCTGAAAAAGCCGCTGACTTTCTCCGCGGACAAATGGCAGGCCATCAGACGATCGTTGATTTCTTCTCGCTGTTTTACGCTGCCAACTTGCTGAAGGTCTCTGCCGGCATCGATATCTTTCAGGATTCCGATCCGGAATGGCGAGACAATGTGGCTGAATTTCTGCACACATTGCGACGCGAAGACGGAGGCTACGCCAAAGCTCCTGAAGGCCATGCGGGAAGCACCTATCACACGTTCCTTGTCGTTCTGGTTTTGGAGCTGTTGGAAAAGGAAACTCCCGACGCAAAATCAGTCGTCGAGTTTTTGGAATCGCGCCGCGACCCGGAAGGCGGTTGGCGTGAGATCCGGGCCAGCAAGCGAGCGGGCACAAACCCATCGGCCGCAGCCGTGGCGACACTGAATATTTTGCGCGAGCACGAACCCGATCTGCCGCAAATGGATCACGACACCAAAGAGCTCACGCTGGATTTTCTCTGCGAGATGCAAACAGACGAAGGCGGCCTGCGAGCCAACACTCGGATCCCGATCGCGGACCTGTTGAGCTCGTTCACTGGAGGGCTGACGTTGCTGGACCTGGAATCGTTTGACGAGCTGGACGTTTCACTGCTCCGCAAGTTCGTCAATTCGTTACAATTGCCCGAGGGTGGCTTCCAGGCGGCAGCTTGGGACGATGCTCATGATGTTGAGTACTCATTCTACGGCCTCGGATGTTTGGCCCTTCTGAACCTCGGAAAAGGTGATCAAGCCAATGGCTGA
- a CDS encoding acyl-CoA thioesterase: MPQTFKHSRRIEFRDTDMAGIVHFSNFFAYMEQAEHAFLRSVDLGVICTVDGQEISWPRVNANCNYRQAIKFEEMIDVEVSVARIGTKSITYDFQFTRDEVPVADGSITVVCCKFEHGKKPESVEIPNGFIEKVRPYLKDK, translated from the coding sequence ATGCCCCAGACTTTCAAACACTCGCGACGCATCGAATTCCGTGACACGGACATGGCGGGGATCGTGCACTTCTCAAACTTCTTCGCCTATATGGAGCAGGCTGAGCACGCGTTCCTGCGTAGCGTCGATCTGGGCGTGATCTGTACCGTTGATGGCCAGGAAATCAGTTGGCCACGCGTCAACGCGAACTGCAACTATCGTCAGGCAATCAAGTTTGAAGAGATGATCGACGTCGAGGTCAGCGTGGCTCGAATCGGCACCAAAAGCATCACCTACGATTTTCAGTTCACACGCGATGAGGTGCCCGTGGCCGACGGCAGTATCACTGTCGTTTGTTGCAAGTTCGAACATGGAAAGAAACCGGAGTCCGTTGAGATTCCGAACGGGTTTATTGAAAAGGTACGACCGTACCTAAAAGACAAATAG
- the atpC gene encoding ATP synthase F1 subunit epsilon, with product MSKLKIVIVTPETTTLDQEADFVVLPMFDGESGVSANHAPMIGRLGPGELRVKDGGTTQSFYVDGGFVQVEDNVVSVLTGSSTPAGDIDVAEAKAALDAANELSSQNVTLADVKQKAVSQARAKIRVAEKA from the coding sequence ATGTCCAAACTGAAAATCGTCATCGTAACGCCAGAGACCACCACGCTTGATCAGGAAGCTGATTTTGTTGTGTTGCCGATGTTTGATGGCGAGTCCGGCGTTTCAGCCAACCACGCTCCCATGATTGGTCGCCTGGGACCGGGCGAGTTGCGAGTCAAGGACGGCGGCACGACTCAGAGTTTCTACGTTGACGGTGGCTTCGTTCAGGTCGAGGACAACGTCGTGTCCGTGTTGACGGGCTCGAGCACACCTGCCGGCGATATCGACGTCGCAGAAGCGAAAGCAGCTCTCGACGCTGCCAACGAGCTTTCGTCCCAGAACGTGACATTGGCCGATGTTAAACAGAAAGCCGTCAGCCAGGCCCGCGCGAAAATCCGCGTTGCTGAGAAAGCCTAG
- the atpD gene encoding F0F1 ATP synthase subunit beta — translation MANIGKITQVIGSTFDAEFDASNMPAIYNAVTAEIDAGGNKRTLYGEISKHLGGGRVRCVALGSTEGLRRGADCVDTGAPVSVPVGDETLGRVFNMLGEPIDGRGEVKTQERRSIHRQAPAVAELSTNTELFETGIKVVDLLTPFVRGGKAGLFGGAGLGKTVILTELIARIASQHGGYSVFAGVGERTREGTDLWLEMQETEIGSTGRKVIEQTAMVFGQMNEPPGARLRVALSALTMAEHFRDSTGADTLLFVDNIFRFSQAGSEVSALLGRMPSAVGYQPTLATEMGALQERITSTKQGAITSVQAVYVPADDPTDPAPATAFGQLDAFLYLERSISEKGIYPAVDPLASSSRILDPAYVGDRHYAVARKVQTTLQRYRELQDIIAILGVDELSEEDKTVVHRARRIERFLSQPFYVAEVFTGKKGEFTSLEDTIRSFEELCDGKWDHLPEGAFMYVGSIEQAEEQAKAMAAKA, via the coding sequence ATGGCAAACATCGGTAAAATCACACAAGTGATCGGTTCGACTTTCGATGCCGAATTCGACGCATCCAACATGCCGGCGATTTACAACGCGGTCACGGCGGAAATCGATGCCGGTGGAAACAAGCGAACGCTCTACGGAGAAATCTCCAAGCACCTTGGTGGCGGACGCGTTCGCTGCGTTGCTCTGGGTTCGACCGAAGGCCTTCGCCGTGGTGCGGACTGCGTTGATACAGGTGCTCCAGTTTCCGTTCCTGTTGGCGACGAAACACTCGGCCGCGTATTCAATATGCTGGGCGAGCCAATCGACGGTCGTGGCGAAGTCAAAACTCAGGAGCGACGTTCGATTCATCGTCAGGCTCCAGCGGTTGCTGAGCTTTCAACCAACACTGAGCTTTTCGAAACAGGTATCAAGGTTGTTGACCTTTTGACACCGTTCGTTCGTGGTGGTAAAGCCGGACTGTTCGGTGGTGCCGGACTGGGCAAGACCGTTATTCTGACTGAGTTGATCGCTCGTATCGCTTCACAGCATGGTGGTTACTCGGTATTCGCGGGCGTTGGAGAGCGTACTCGTGAAGGTACTGACCTTTGGCTTGAAATGCAGGAAACAGAAATCGGCTCAACCGGCCGTAAGGTTATCGAGCAAACTGCGATGGTCTTCGGCCAGATGAACGAGCCGCCTGGGGCCCGTCTTCGCGTTGCTCTGTCAGCTCTGACGATGGCGGAACACTTTCGCGATTCAACCGGTGCTGACACGCTGTTGTTCGTCGACAACATCTTCCGCTTCTCACAAGCGGGTTCTGAAGTATCGGCTCTCCTCGGTCGTATGCCTTCTGCTGTAGGTTACCAGCCAACGCTGGCGACAGAGATGGGTGCTCTTCAGGAGCGTATTACATCGACCAAGCAAGGTGCGATTACATCGGTACAGGCCGTTTATGTCCCTGCCGATGACCCGACGGATCCGGCTCCTGCGACTGCTTTCGGTCAGCTGGATGCTTTCCTGTACCTTGAGCGTTCAATTTCGGAAAAAGGTATCTACCCGGCTGTAGACCCACTGGCTTCGTCTTCTCGTATCCTCGATCCCGCCTACGTTGGAGACCGCCACTACGCCGTGGCTCGTAAAGTTCAAACGACGCTTCAGCGTTACCGCGAGCTTCAGGACATCATCGCCATTCTCGGTGTTGACGAGCTGAGCGAAGAGGACAAGACCGTCGTTCATCGTGCTCGCCGTATCGAGCGTTTCCTTTCGCAGCCGTTCTACGTTGCGGAAGTCTTCACCGGTAAGAAAGGTGAATTCACATCGCTCGAAGACACGATTCGCAGCTTCGAAGAGCTTTGCGATGGCAAGTGGGATCACCTTCCAGAAGGTGCGTTCATGTACGTTGGTTCGATTGAACAAGCTGAAGAGCAAGCCAAAGCAATGGCAGCGAAGGCGTAA